In Nonomuraea sp. NBC_00507, the following are encoded in one genomic region:
- a CDS encoding ATP-binding protein, whose product MAAPVTLTHGLILANRGEADQSRYPRIAIMRPHLQCVQFRSLSSDRGLNSRDAPLMDLRISAARGRRDGGCRPTVITGNRLSTEWPDAGLPLGTLLRRWRERALLTQEQLAQGAGLNVRTVRRLESSGLQQPRMESIRLLAEALGLDGEERATLAAVARSLPASPERDDPAGTPPAAVTVPRQLPAGVAAFVGRERELTALEDYENANTATVVAIDGMAGAGKTALAVHAAHRLAPRFPDGQLFVNLHGHTQGMTPVDPGDALARVLRALSVPGERVPEHVDDRAALYRSVVADRKVLIVLDNAADEDQVCPLLPAGPGCRLIVTSRRRLIGLDDTRTLSLDVLPREEAVALFTHTVGREHVMDAPGGVLTETVERCGLLPLAIRIAAVRLQARPTWSVRHLLDRLNDDRLAELTVGRHSVTAALDLSYQRLSEDQRRVYRLLGSLVGAEFGVDEAAAVQDTTVVRARRELDQLLDVHLLQEPAPTRYRFHDLVRDHVSALSPGGAPRRDRDPPGPGPAR is encoded by the coding sequence GTGGCCGCCCCCGTCACCCTCACCCATGGCCTCATTCTGGCCAATCGCGGCGAGGCCGATCAATCGAGATACCCGCGAATCGCGATCATGCGGCCCCACCTTCAGTGCGTCCAATTCCGTTCGCTTTCGTCCGACCGTGGTCTGAACAGCCGGGACGCGCCTTTGATGGACCTGCGGATCTCAGCGGCCAGGGGGCGACGAGACGGGGGGTGTCGACCGACCGTGATCACTGGTAACAGACTTTCGACGGAGTGGCCCGACGCCGGGCTGCCCTTGGGAACGCTCCTGCGCAGGTGGCGGGAGCGGGCGTTGCTGACACAGGAGCAACTGGCCCAAGGGGCCGGCCTCAACGTCCGGACGGTTCGCCGGTTGGAGAGCAGCGGGCTTCAGCAACCTCGCATGGAATCGATCCGGCTGCTGGCGGAGGCGTTGGGGCTGGACGGGGAAGAGCGCGCGACGCTGGCCGCCGTCGCCCGGAGCCTGCCGGCTTCCCCTGAACGCGATGATCCGGCAGGCACACCGCCGGCAGCGGTGACCGTTCCCCGGCAGTTACCGGCCGGTGTGGCGGCGTTCGTCGGCCGAGAGCGCGAACTGACGGCCTTGGAGGATTACGAGAACGCGAACACGGCAACCGTCGTCGCCATCGACGGCATGGCCGGAGCCGGCAAGACGGCGCTGGCGGTTCATGCCGCCCATCGGCTCGCACCCCGGTTTCCCGACGGGCAGTTGTTCGTGAACCTCCACGGCCATACCCAGGGAATGACACCGGTCGATCCGGGCGACGCGCTGGCCCGCGTGCTCAGAGCACTCAGCGTTCCCGGCGAGCGTGTCCCCGAGCATGTCGACGACCGCGCCGCGCTGTACCGCAGTGTGGTGGCCGATCGCAAAGTCCTGATCGTGCTGGACAACGCCGCCGATGAAGATCAGGTCTGCCCGCTGCTGCCCGCCGGCCCGGGCTGCCGGCTGATCGTCACCAGCCGGCGCCGCCTGATCGGCCTCGACGACACCCGGACCTTGTCGTTGGACGTCCTGCCGCGGGAGGAGGCGGTCGCCCTGTTCACCCATACGGTTGGGCGGGAGCACGTCATGGACGCGCCGGGGGGTGTCCTGACGGAGACCGTGGAGCGGTGCGGGCTGCTCCCGCTCGCCATCCGCATCGCCGCCGTCCGGCTTCAGGCGCGTCCCACCTGGAGCGTGAGACATCTGCTTGACCGGTTGAACGATGATCGACTGGCCGAGCTGACGGTCGGGCGGCACAGCGTCACCGCCGCCCTGGATCTGTCCTATCAGCGGCTTTCCGAGGACCAGCGGCGTGTGTATCGGCTGCTGGGCTCGCTCGTCGGCGCCGAGTTCGGCGTTGACGAGGCCGCCGCCGTACAGGACACGACCGTGGTGCGGGCCAGGCGGGAACTGGACCAACTGCTGGACGTCCATCTCCTGCAAGAGCCCGCCCCCACCCGGTACCGGTTCCACGATCTGGTCCGCGACCATGTCTCGGCGTTGTCGCCTGGCGGGGCTCCTCGACGAGACAGAGATCCACCTGGTCCCGGTCCTGCTCGGTGA
- a CDS encoding AbfB domain-containing protein has product MSARTPHVSRRTALKTGLAAGVGAALLIRAEPAAAATHPGLLHTQADFDRMRAQVNAGAQPWKAGWDRLVANAHSQSTWTPRPTATIIRGGDGQNYPQLYNDIHAAYQNALRWKVSGSTAHGNKARDILNAWSGTLTTVTGNADRFLAAGIYGYQFANVGEIMRGYSGFDLARFQRMMLNVFYPLNDQFLTNHNGACITNYWANWDLCTMNSVLAIGVLCDRQDLIDRAVTYFRTGAGNGSIMHAVPFLHSGGLAQWQESGRDQGHTVMGVGQMGAFCEMAWNQGIDLYGYADNRFMKACEYIAKYNLGEDVPFTAYTWGTGQNCAQQTHTVISSAGRGHVRPVWETVYNHYAVRRGLPMPYAAAFVAQVRPEGGGGDYGTTSGGFDQLGFGTLTHTRAAGAATLPTGTTRSLRSVNYPARFIRHENYLGYLHEVSASSDAQTRQDATFTIVPGLAAPNGYSLRAANGQYLRHYDFRVRLAADDGTATFKSDATFYAVPGVASGSVRLESSNYPGRYLRHRNYELWVDAYDGTSGFRDDSSFTAVTAWA; this is encoded by the coding sequence ATGTCCGCTCGCACGCCCCACGTCAGCCGCCGGACAGCGCTCAAGACGGGACTCGCCGCCGGTGTCGGCGCGGCCCTGCTCATCCGCGCCGAACCCGCCGCCGCCGCGACCCACCCCGGCCTGTTGCACACCCAGGCCGACTTCGACCGTATGCGGGCCCAGGTCAACGCCGGCGCCCAGCCGTGGAAGGCGGGCTGGGACCGGCTCGTGGCCAACGCCCACTCCCAAAGCACCTGGACGCCCCGCCCCACCGCGACGATCATCCGGGGCGGCGACGGCCAGAACTACCCGCAGCTCTACAACGACATCCACGCCGCCTACCAGAACGCGCTGCGGTGGAAGGTCAGCGGCAGTACGGCGCACGGCAACAAGGCCCGCGACATCCTCAACGCCTGGTCGGGAACGCTCACCACGGTCACCGGCAACGCCGACAGGTTCCTGGCGGCGGGTATCTACGGCTACCAGTTCGCCAACGTCGGCGAGATCATGCGTGGCTACAGCGGCTTCGACCTGGCCCGCTTCCAGCGCATGATGCTCAACGTCTTCTATCCGCTCAACGACCAGTTCCTGACCAACCACAACGGCGCCTGCATCACCAACTACTGGGCCAACTGGGACCTGTGCACCATGAACTCGGTCCTGGCCATCGGCGTGCTCTGCGACCGCCAGGACCTCATCGACCGGGCCGTCACCTACTTCAGGACCGGCGCGGGCAACGGCTCGATCATGCACGCCGTCCCGTTCCTGCACAGCGGCGGGCTCGCGCAGTGGCAGGAGAGCGGGCGCGACCAGGGCCACACTGTGATGGGCGTCGGCCAGATGGGCGCCTTCTGCGAGATGGCCTGGAACCAGGGCATCGACCTGTACGGCTACGCCGACAACCGGTTCATGAAGGCGTGCGAGTACATCGCCAAGTACAACCTGGGCGAGGACGTCCCGTTCACCGCCTACACCTGGGGCACCGGCCAGAACTGCGCCCAGCAGACGCACACCGTCATCTCGTCGGCGGGCCGCGGCCACGTGCGCCCCGTCTGGGAGACGGTCTACAACCACTACGCGGTCAGGCGCGGCCTGCCCATGCCGTACGCGGCTGCGTTCGTCGCCCAGGTTCGGCCGGAAGGCGGCGGCGGTGACTACGGGACCACCAGCGGCGGCTTCGACCAGCTCGGGTTCGGCACGCTCACGCACACGAGAGCCGCCGGCGCCGCCACCCTCCCGACGGGGACGACGCGATCATTACGGTCGGTCAACTATCCGGCCCGCTTCATCAGGCACGAGAACTACCTCGGCTACCTGCACGAGGTGAGCGCCTCCAGCGACGCGCAGACCCGGCAGGACGCCACCTTCACCATCGTGCCCGGCCTGGCCGCGCCGAACGGCTACTCGCTGCGCGCCGCCAACGGGCAATACCTGCGCCACTACGACTTCCGGGTGCGCCTGGCCGCCGACGACGGGACGGCCACGTTCAAGAGCGACGCCACCTTCTACGCCGTCCCCGGCGTTGCGAGCGGCTCGGTGCGTCTCGAATCGAGCAACTACCCCGGCCGCTACCTGCGGCACCGCAACTACGAGCTCTGGGTGGACGCCTACGACGGCACGAGCGGATTCCGCGACGACAGCTCCTTCACGGCCGTCACCGCCTGGGCTTGA
- a CDS encoding TetR/AcrR family transcriptional regulator, whose protein sequence is MALTGVPPAAFMRTGDLADPRAQRTRALLLAEFERQLALTGQVPTVASLVREAGVSRSAFYCHFTSIEELGIAAVRTALDELGERDTAMRRANDLSGASVTRMTYGAFFAHIAGHRHLYATLVAAAGDGSARDELREALVRQTQQSIEAVPGRPQGLDSRRAAAFVIGGVLAVLSEWLADPDPCSPHELAEAITALMPPWLVGSGNALPALQVDVGPQTPATPADIATQTLPTPAHIAAQTPPTGGTPHDDDA, encoded by the coding sequence ATGGCTCTCACCGGAGTTCCCCCCGCGGCGTTCATGCGCACCGGCGACCTGGCGGATCCGCGGGCACAACGCACCCGCGCTTTACTCCTGGCCGAGTTCGAGCGCCAGCTCGCCCTCACGGGTCAGGTGCCGACCGTGGCCTCTCTCGTGCGCGAAGCCGGGGTGAGCCGCAGCGCCTTCTACTGCCACTTCACCTCCATCGAGGAGCTCGGCATCGCCGCGGTCCGCACCGCGCTCGATGAGCTGGGCGAGCGGGACACCGCGATGCGGCGGGCCAACGACCTGTCCGGCGCGAGCGTCACCCGGATGACGTACGGCGCCTTTTTCGCGCACATCGCCGGGCATCGGCACCTGTACGCGACGCTGGTGGCCGCGGCCGGCGACGGCTCTGCGCGCGATGAACTGCGCGAGGCGCTGGTACGCCAGACCCAGCAGTCAATCGAGGCGGTGCCAGGACGCCCGCAGGGGCTCGACAGCCGGCGGGCGGCGGCGTTCGTCATCGGCGGCGTGCTGGCCGTGTTGTCGGAGTGGCTGGCCGATCCTGACCCGTGCAGTCCCCATGAGCTGGCCGAAGCGATCACGGCGCTGATGCCGCCGTGGCTGGTCGGCAGCGGCAACGCCCTGCCTGCGCTCCAGGTCGACGTCGGCCCGCAAACACCCGCCACCCCAGCCGACATCGCCACACAGACACTCCCCACCCCAGCCCACATCGCCGCACAGACACCCCCCACAGGAGGAACCCCCCATGACGATGACGCTTGA
- a CDS encoding alpha/beta hydrolase gives MTMTLDPEIAAVLMAQAQTMADVILPERGDAIGLRAMIDETLKMTFDALPDAPDVTMTPCTATAADGAAIPMRWYTHAGSRTGAAVVYIHGGGMICGSLDNYDRLVRHYVQLTGVPFLAVGYRLAPEFPGTTPAEDSFAGVRWLFDHAGELGVDHARIALMGDSGGGGVGAAAAILARDNGVRLARQILIYPMLDDRNTKPDPVLAPMAVWTYDNNYTGWKALLGDALGTPSVPPVAAPARLRDFAGLAPAYIEVGDLDIFRDESIAYAGKLLAAGISCELHVHPGAPHAHDWLNPNADISKRVVADRVRVITAL, from the coding sequence ATGACGATGACGCTTGACCCGGAGATCGCGGCCGTCTTGATGGCCCAGGCGCAGACCATGGCCGACGTCATCCTGCCCGAGCGGGGTGACGCCATCGGCCTGCGGGCGATGATCGACGAGACGTTGAAGATGACCTTCGACGCCCTGCCGGACGCCCCCGATGTGACCATGACGCCGTGCACCGCGACCGCCGCGGACGGCGCCGCCATCCCCATGCGCTGGTACACCCACGCCGGGTCGCGTACCGGCGCCGCGGTGGTCTACATCCACGGCGGCGGCATGATCTGCGGATCGCTGGACAACTACGACCGGCTGGTGCGGCACTACGTCCAGCTCACCGGGGTTCCGTTCCTCGCCGTCGGCTACCGCCTGGCGCCGGAGTTCCCCGGCACCACGCCTGCCGAGGACTCCTTCGCCGGGGTCAGGTGGCTGTTCGACCACGCCGGCGAGCTGGGAGTCGACCACGCGCGCATCGCGCTGATGGGCGACAGCGGCGGTGGCGGCGTCGGCGCGGCCGCGGCCATTCTGGCCCGCGACAACGGCGTGCGGCTGGCCAGGCAGATCCTGATCTACCCGATGCTCGACGACCGCAACACCAAGCCCGACCCGGTGCTGGCGCCCATGGCGGTGTGGACCTACGACAATAACTACACCGGCTGGAAGGCCCTGCTGGGCGACGCGCTCGGCACGCCGTCGGTGCCCCCGGTGGCGGCGCCGGCCCGCCTGCGCGACTTCGCCGGGCTGGCGCCGGCCTACATCGAGGTGGGCGACCTGGATATTTTCCGCGACGAGAGCATCGCGTACGCCGGGAAGCTGCTGGCCGCGGGCATCTCCTGCGAGCTGCACGTCCACCCCGGCGCCCCGCACGCGCACGACTGGCTCAACCCGAACGCGGACATCAGCAAGCGCGTGGTCGCCGACCGCGTACGGGTCATCACCGCCCTGTAA
- a CDS encoding flavin monoamine oxidase family protein has product MGNSRREFLSAVGLSGGAGALFATMGALGLAPTAEASAKGAFDPPQSSDFSLTGRSAKKVVVLGAGVAGLATAYELGKAGYDCTILEALDRVGGRNWTIRGGDRVTELDGSTQVARFRDGAYLNAGPARLAQWMVTMDYCRELGVDLEVFTNSNAQAYIYHQGMPAPVRWRTAKADVYGYVSELLSRATDAGALDGALTAQDKERLIAFLSSFGAVGNKASGFKYSGSSRRGYGVNPGAGEQPGTVLGPVPSLSEVLSSGIGQRFAFEFGYDQAMLMFQPVGGMDQIPRAFADKIGRQRIKLRSAVTKITDLPDGVEVEYTDRHGRTQKIKADMCVAAMPPHILAKTPHNLGAEVQSALTTPTVASSGKIGLEYRRRWWETDEDIYGGITSTDLDVATIWYPSSGYGSARGLVVGYYNFGAQADAYAALKHADRERRAVEQGMLIHGAKYRDELASSVSVAWKLQPHIEGAWVGWPSRQGAYQLLNKPAGHVYFAGDWLSYMIAWQSGALESARKVVTELHQRVLSTS; this is encoded by the coding sequence TTGGGGAACAGCAGACGCGAGTTCCTGTCCGCAGTGGGGTTGTCCGGCGGGGCAGGCGCGCTCTTTGCGACTATGGGGGCGCTCGGGCTCGCGCCGACCGCCGAGGCGTCCGCGAAGGGCGCCTTCGACCCACCGCAGTCATCCGACTTCTCGCTCACCGGACGGTCCGCGAAGAAGGTGGTGGTCCTCGGCGCGGGAGTGGCCGGGCTGGCCACGGCGTACGAGCTGGGCAAGGCAGGGTATGACTGCACGATCCTGGAGGCCCTCGACCGGGTCGGCGGGCGCAACTGGACCATCCGCGGCGGCGACCGCGTCACCGAGTTGGACGGCTCCACGCAGGTCGCGCGCTTCCGGGACGGCGCCTATCTCAACGCGGGACCGGCGCGGCTGGCGCAGTGGATGGTCACCATGGACTACTGCCGCGAGTTGGGCGTGGACCTGGAGGTGTTCACGAACTCCAACGCGCAGGCGTACATCTATCACCAGGGCATGCCGGCTCCCGTCCGCTGGCGCACGGCCAAGGCCGACGTCTACGGGTACGTGTCGGAGCTGCTGTCGCGGGCGACCGACGCGGGCGCGCTGGACGGGGCGCTGACCGCGCAGGACAAGGAGCGGCTGATCGCGTTCCTGTCGAGCTTCGGGGCGGTGGGCAACAAGGCGAGCGGGTTCAAGTACTCCGGGAGCTCGCGCCGCGGCTACGGCGTGAACCCGGGAGCGGGCGAGCAGCCGGGCACGGTGCTCGGGCCGGTGCCGTCGCTGTCGGAGGTGTTGTCGAGCGGCATCGGGCAGCGCTTCGCGTTCGAGTTCGGCTACGACCAGGCGATGCTGATGTTCCAGCCGGTGGGCGGCATGGACCAGATCCCGCGGGCGTTCGCCGACAAGATCGGGCGGCAGCGGATCAAGCTGCGGTCCGCCGTCACCAAGATCACCGATCTGCCGGACGGCGTGGAGGTGGAGTACACCGACCGGCACGGCCGTACGCAGAAGATCAAGGCGGACATGTGCGTGGCCGCGATGCCGCCGCACATCCTGGCCAAGACCCCGCACAATCTAGGTGCGGAGGTGCAGTCCGCGCTCACCACGCCTACCGTGGCCAGCTCGGGCAAGATCGGGCTGGAATACCGCCGCCGCTGGTGGGAGACCGACGAGGACATCTACGGCGGCATCACCAGCACCGACCTCGACGTCGCCACGATCTGGTACCCCTCCTCCGGGTACGGCTCCGCCCGCGGCCTGGTCGTCGGCTACTACAACTTCGGCGCGCAGGCCGACGCGTACGCCGCGCTCAAGCACGCCGACCGCGAACGCCGCGCGGTCGAGCAGGGCATGCTCATCCACGGTGCGAAGTACCGAGACGAGCTGGCGTCGTCGGTGTCCGTCGCCTGGAAGCTCCAGCCGCACATCGAGGGCGCCTGGGTGGGGTGGCCGTCCAGGCAGGGCGCGTACCAGCTGCTCAACAAGCCCGCCGGCCATGTGTACTTCGCGGGCGACTGGCTGAGCTACATGATCGCCTGGCAGTCGGGTGCTCTGGAGTCGGCCCGCAAGGTCGTCACCGAGCTGCACCAGCGCGTCCTGAGCACCTCCTGA
- a CDS encoding Rid family hydrolase, whose amino-acid sequence MKIRTAALAAAAVLVLGSGTAAATTWWSPKPTEVKPFLPAGNTNPAIADGVALGKLVATYTASGLGPAAANPAAPADSPERYIDFPGAALPPGVTITEAQALNVLKRIKANLTAAGLGLGDVVSMRAYLEKPPGAAEADFAGWNRAYRQFFANVDLATGMPVPVPLGTAPPAPPMEANAARPARVTIEIANLPVAGWLVEVEVVAAYNR is encoded by the coding sequence ATGAAGATCCGCACCGCCGCTCTCGCCGCGGCCGCCGTCCTCGTCCTGGGCTCGGGTACGGCCGCCGCCACCACGTGGTGGTCGCCCAAGCCCACCGAGGTCAAGCCCTTCCTCCCGGCGGGCAACACCAACCCGGCGATCGCCGACGGCGTGGCACTCGGCAAGCTCGTCGCCACGTACACCGCCAGCGGGCTGGGCCCGGCGGCGGCCAACCCCGCAGCCCCGGCCGACTCCCCCGAGCGCTACATCGACTTCCCCGGTGCAGCGCTCCCGCCGGGCGTCACGATCACCGAGGCGCAGGCCCTCAACGTGCTCAAGCGCATCAAGGCCAACCTCACCGCGGCCGGCCTGGGCCTCGGCGACGTGGTCTCGATGCGTGCCTACCTGGAGAAGCCGCCGGGCGCGGCGGAGGCGGACTTCGCCGGCTGGAACCGCGCCTACCGCCAGTTCTTCGCCAACGTGGACCTGGCCACCGGCATGCCCGTCCCCGTCCCGCTGGGCACGGCGCCGCCCGCCCCGCCGATGGAGGCCAACGCCGCCCGCCCGGCCCGCGTGACGATCGAGATCGCGAACCTCCCCGTGGCGGGGTGGCTCGTCGAGGTGGAGGTCGTCGCCGCCTACAACCGCTGA
- a CDS encoding CPBP family intramembrane glutamic endopeptidase, with protein MNRQLTTFAVALPALVLPTVALAVAQGANVAHVDQAPVLAQIALFGQAFLPALAALIATRRLDWGFRRVPLRLLALAWLLPMLCVGAGYGVAWVTGLAAFVPGSPLDVLIGLVPGVVPFLVLALGEQLGWSSLLTVRLAETRGPDATALIVGLAWAAFHYPLMLFVPGAVEPGVPAAYAMAIFTVEAVALAFPLVWLRLRTGSIWPVLLFHATLNASIYFVAQPMTGPGTASAWLLGEGGLLTSAATVLVVLATARLWRVKDFRTPAAERPVSTAAA; from the coding sequence ATGAACCGACAGCTCACCACCTTCGCCGTGGCGCTCCCCGCGCTGGTCCTGCCCACCGTGGCCCTGGCCGTCGCCCAGGGCGCGAACGTCGCCCACGTTGACCAGGCCCCCGTCCTCGCCCAGATCGCTCTCTTCGGTCAGGCGTTCCTGCCCGCCCTGGCCGCTCTGATCGCCACCCGCCGCCTCGACTGGGGCTTCCGCCGGGTCCCGCTGCGCCTGCTGGCCCTGGCCTGGCTCCTGCCGATGCTCTGCGTCGGCGCCGGATACGGCGTCGCCTGGGTGACCGGCCTGGCCGCATTCGTCCCCGGGTCGCCGCTGGACGTGCTGATCGGCCTGGTCCCCGGCGTCGTGCCCTTCCTGGTGCTGGCGCTCGGCGAGCAGCTCGGCTGGAGCTCCCTGCTGACCGTGCGCCTGGCCGAAACCCGCGGCCCCGACGCCACCGCGCTGATCGTCGGGCTTGCCTGGGCCGCGTTTCACTATCCGCTGATGCTGTTCGTGCCCGGCGCGGTCGAGCCCGGCGTGCCCGCCGCCTACGCCATGGCGATCTTCACGGTCGAGGCCGTGGCGCTGGCGTTCCCGCTGGTGTGGCTGCGGCTGCGGACCGGCAGCATCTGGCCGGTCCTGCTCTTCCACGCCACGCTGAACGCCTCCATCTACTTCGTCGCCCAGCCGATGACCGGCCCCGGCACGGCATCGGCATGGCTGCTGGGCGAGGGCGGCCTGCTCACCTCCGCGGCCACGGTGCTCGTCGTGCTCGCCACGGCGCGCCTGTGGCGGGTCAAGGACTTCAGGACCCCGGCAGCGGAGCGTCCGGTTTCAACGGCTGCGGCGTGA